The proteins below come from a single Eucalyptus grandis isolate ANBG69807.140 chromosome 3, ASM1654582v1, whole genome shotgun sequence genomic window:
- the LOC104436498 gene encoding LOW QUALITY PROTEIN: uncharacterized protein LOC104436498 (The sequence of the model RefSeq protein was modified relative to this genomic sequence to represent the inferred CDS: inserted 2 bases in 1 codon) yields MEPWTPLFGIFLSSPTPETDASRWLQESFSPSSTSAXAAAPITTASFLSLLAKAHDAAVRSLLCRVMFIQTLPAMVQSRILSFLALKHRRFRAADLSGLARGILGGGEEVDFWVEKAARHLLDVLPESSYEGISRLGLDSGGERSGDEFGAVPAWLKNEVAATRVLLPWLPVSLDEFNSAESFPDGEKNEELSSEAGEIEAEPMDEDVEGVEICDSLGVPLEPEIQDEAMSLRAQIANFESTSRTVALANAIHEICLGKGLNSVQVLELIEPWKADDEAASILISHLTDGSEKEFTWPSLALCSVILPRLLVLEGPVTRVLLTATIEYCKLHQKATEYALLLPLMMRKEGINNPVCEAITRIIKECLHPAHVTAFCHKLLCDGKNNKRFVCLPSHQCLISPELVWTESLFNLFQNLLNYNIHLTQGSVDCIIDSVQKLSLRFSKSLKFGNFLLCLVTKCSSSLKSHKQSLTKAVECTNTLVTKSILSKLSNL; encoded by the exons ATGGAGCCGTGGACGCCGCTGTTCGGCATATTCCTCAGCTCTCCGACGCCGGAGACCGACGCGTCCCGGTGGCTGCAGGAGTCTTTCTCGCCGTCCTCGACCTCGGC GGCCGCCGCGCCCATCACCACCGCCTCCTTCCTGTCGCTGCTCGCGAAGGCGCACGACGCC GCCGTTCGTTCGTTGCTCTGTAGGGTCATGTTCATACAGACTTTGCCCGCCATGGTGCAATCCCGGATTCTGTCGTTCCTCGCTCTCAAGCACCGGAGATTCCGCGCCGCGGACTTGTCGGGTCTTGCCCGCGGCATTCTGGGTGGCGGCGAAGAGGTGGATTTTTGGGTAGAGAAGGCTGCCCGGCACCTGCTCGACGTATTACCCGAATCAAGTTATGAGGGAATATCTCGATTGGGTTTGGATTCGGGGGGAGAAAGAAGTGGTGATGAGTTCGGGGCGGTACCGGCTTGGCTGAAGAATGAGGTGGCTGCCACTCGTGTGCTTCTGCCTTGGCTTCCTGTGTCGCTGGATGAGTTCAACTCGGCGGAGTCTTTCCCGGACGGTGAGAAGAATGAGGAGTTGTCAAGCGAGGCTGGAGAAATTGAAGCGGAACCTATGGATGAAGATGTGGAAGGCGTTGAGATTTGTGATTCCCTGGGAGTTCCCCTCGAACCTGAAATTCAGGACGAGGCAATGAGTTTGAGGGCTCAGATTGCAAATTTCGAATCTACTAGCAGAACTGTTGCCTTAGCAAATGCAATCCACGAAATCTGCCTGGGGAAAGGGTTAAATTCTGTTCAAGTTCTGGAATTGATTGAACCTTGGAAAGCAGATGACGAGGCGGCTTCAATTCTGATTTCCCACCTCACAGATGGAAGCGAAAAGGAGTTTACTTGGCCAAGCCTTGCTCTCTGCTCCGTTATCCTTCCTAGACTATTGGTTCTTGAAGGTCCAGTAACTCGTGTGCTATTAACTGCGACAATAGAATACTGCAAGCTTCATCAGAAGGCCACAGAATATGCGCTGTTATTACCGCTTATGATGCGAAAGGAGGGCATAAATAACCCCGTCTGCGAGGCTATTACTAGGATCATCAAGGAATGCTTGCATCCAGCTCATGTCACGGCCTTCTGCCACAAACTGTTGTGTGATGGGAAAAATAACAAGAGATTCGTATGCTTACCATCTCACCAATGCCTAATATCCCCTGAACTGGTATGGACAGAATCCTTGTTCAATCTGTTTCAGAACttattgaattataatattcatCTGACCCAGGGGTCAGTTGATTGTATTATTGACTCAGTACAGAAGTTGTCTTTAAGGTTCTCAAAATCTTtgaagtttggaaattttttactATGTTTAGTCACCAAATGTTCTTCATCATTGAAGTCCCATAAACAGTCATTGACTAAAGCAGTTGAATGTACCAATACTCTGGTGACAAAATCCATTTTGTCAAAGTTATCAAACTTATAG
- the LOC104436497 gene encoding 1-aminocyclopropane-1-carboxylate oxidase 1, which yields MEVPVIDFSQLDGEKRSKTMALLHDACEKFGFFKIENHGVDRKLMEKVKHFVDSHYEQNLKETFYDSEAAKRLENGHTRDIDWESSFFISHRPKSNINEFPNLSEDLRKAMDDYIDQLIMLAEKLSELMCENLGLDKDHIKKVFSGEKGPSVGTKVARYPQCPHPDRVMGLREHTDAGGIILLLQDDQVPGLEFLKEGNWIQIPPSKNNAIFVNTGDQVEVLSNGRYKSALHRVMAKKNGSRLSIATFYNPATDAIISPAPKLLYPNHFSFGDYLKLYATTKFLDKEPRFESLKKRTNSPCGLLV from the exons atgGAAGTCCCTGTGATTGACTTTAGCCAGCTCGATGGAGAGAAGAGGAGCAAGACCATGGCACTCCTTCACGATGCTTGCGAGAAATTTGGCTTCTTTAAG ATTGAGAACCATGGAGTAGACAGAAAGTTGATGGAGAAGGTGAAGCATTTTGTCGATTCCCACTATGAGCAAAATTTGAAGGAAACTTTCTATGATTCAGAAGCAGCTAAAAGGTTGGAAAATGGACATACTAGAGACATAGATTGGGAGAGCAGCTTCTTCATCTCACATCGTCCAAAATCCAACATTAATGAATTTCCAAACCTTTCTGAAGATCTTCG CAAGGCAATGGATGACTACATAGATCAACTAATTATGCTAGCCGAGAAGCTCTCAGAGCTCATGTGTGAGAATCTTGGCTTGGATAAAGATCACATAAAGAAAGTTTTCTCTGGAGAAAAAGGTCCTTCTGTGGGAACAAAGGTGGCGAGATACCCACAATGCCCCCATCCTGACCGTGTAATGGGACTCAGAGAGCACACTGATGCTGGTGGGATCATACTCTTGCTCCAAGATGACCAAGTCCCAGGACTTGAATTCCTCAAAGAAGGAAACTGGATACAGATTCCACCATCTAAGAACAATGCCATCTTTGTGAATACAGGTGATCAAGTGGAGGTGTTGAGTAATGGAAGATATAAAAGTGCATTGCACAGGGTCATGGCCAAGAAAAATGGAAGCAGACTCTCCATTGCAACCTTCTATAATCCTGCTACTGATGCCATCATTTCTCCAGCTCCTAAACTACTATACCCGAACCATTTTAGTTTTGGAGATTATTTAAAACTTTATGCCACGACAAAGTTTCTAGACAAGGAGCCCCGATTTGAATCCTTAAAGAAAAGGACCAATAGCCCTTGTGGTCTGCTTGTCTAA
- the LOC104436499 gene encoding K(+) efflux antiporter 4 isoform X1: MRLRSNAPPLSLLFACVLLLLRFPSPLAAAAAAEGADSAGESGAAAAFADENNATAAEFNASRPRSKEDSFADMIDRALEKEFHESDQNEVTDPGSFNNSVAGQQAVLETVARVKSKKNDTKDEKSFQLHTVFNLDNENRPEDTPMLIDRKDNVFIISNPKSKYPVLQLDLRLISDLVVVIVSATCGGIAFACAGQPVITGYLLAGSFIGPGGFNFVNELVQVETVAQFGVIFLLFALGLEFSATKLRVVRAVAVLGGLLQIFLFICLCGITASLCGGKPSEGVFVGAFLSMSSTAVVLKFLMERNSISALHGQVTIGTLILQDCAVGLLFALLPVLGGTSGILQGVISMTKSLVILITFLAILLILSRTCVPWFLKLMISLSSQTNELYQLASVAFCLLVAWCSDKLGLSLELGSFAAGVMISTTDLGQHTLEQVEPIRNFFAALFLASIGMLIHIQFLWNHVDILLAAVILVIIIKTVVVAAVVKGFGYNNKTALLVGMSLAQIGEFAFVLLSRASNLRIIEGKLYLLLLGTTALSLVTTPFLFKLIPAVVHLGVQMGWFTPDSPSEIGYKGDSLRAESAKRITFMVQGPHDS, from the exons ATGAGGCTTCGATCCAATGCGCCTCCGCTCTCGTTGCTGTTCGCAtgcgtcctcctcctcctccggttTCCCTCTCCgctcgcggcggcggcggcggcggagggggcCGATTCGGCCGGCGAgtccggcgccgccgccgccttcgccGACGAGAACAACGCGACCGCCGCCGAGTTCAACGCCTCGCGGCCGAGATCCAAGGAGGACAGCTTCGCGGACATGATCGATCGCGCGCTCGAGAAGGAGTTCCACGAGAGCGACCAGAACGAAG TTACAGATCCTGGAAGCTTCAATAACAGTGTTGCAGGGCAGCAG GCAGTTTTGGAAACTGTTGCTAGAGTAAAGTCTAAGAAGAATGACACCAAGGATGAGAA GTCATTCCAGCTACATACTGTTTTCAACCTGGATAATGAGAACCGACCGGAAGACACACCAATGCTGATTGATCGGAAG GACAATGTATTCATCATATCGAATCCAAAGTCAAAGTACCCTGTGTTACAGTTGGACTTAAG ATTGATATCAGATCTTGTAGTTGTCATTGTCTCTGCAACTTGTGGTGGCATCGCTTTTGCCTGTGCTGGACAGCCG GTGATTACTGGGTATTTGCTCGCAGGATCTTTCATTGGACCTGGCGGCTTTAACTTTGTTAACGAATTGGTGCAA GTTGAAACGGTTGCTCAGTTTGgtgtaatttttcttctttttgcccttGGACTTGAGTTCTCAGCGACTAAG CTACGAGTTGTTAGAGCAGTTGCTGTTCTGGGAGGTCTTCTtcagattttccttttcatatgCTTGTGCGGCATAACAGCCTCG TTATGCGGTGGTAAACCTTCAGAGGGGGTATTTGTTGGTGCATTCCTCTCCATGTCTTCGACTGCTGTG gttttaaaatttttgatggAAAGAAATAGTATAAGTGCTCTTCATGGTCAGGTTACAATTGGAACCCTTATTTTGCAG GATTGTGCTGTTGGTTTGCTGTTTGCTCTCCTTCCAGTCCTTGGTGGCACTTCTGGCATCCTTCAAGGAGTGATATCCATGACTAAATC gTTGGTGATTCTAATTACATTTTTGGCGATTTTGTTGATATTGTCGCGTACATGTGTACCATGGTTCCTTAAGCTTATGATCAGTTTGTCATCACAA ACTAATGAGCTTTATCAATTGGCATCGGTGGCTTTCTGCCTGCTTGTTGCTTGG TGTAGTGACAAGTTGGGCCTGAGCCTTGAACTGGGCTCCTTTGCTGCTGGAGTGATGATTTCAACGACTGATCTAGGTCAACACACACTTGAACAA GTTGAACCTATCCGAAACTTCTTTGCTGCTCTTTTTCTTGCCAGCATCGGAATGTTGATACATATTCAGTTTCTCTGGAATCATGTTGATATATTACTAGCAGCTGTTATATTGGTGATCATCATAAAAACAGTAGTTGTGGCCGCAGTTGTGAAAGGATTTGGATATAACAACAAGACTGCACTTCTT GTGGGAATGTCTCTGGCACAGATTGGGGAATTTGCTTTTGTCCTTCTTAGTCGTGCTTCTAATCTTCGAATAATTGAG GGTAAACTGTACCTCTTGCTGCTTGGTACCACAGCTCTCAGTTTG GTGACCACACCATTTCTGTTCAAGCTGATTCCTGCTGTTGTACATCTTGGAGTGCAGATGGGCTGGTTCACCCCTGACAGTCCCAGTGAG ATTGGATATAAAGGAGATAGCCTTCGTGCAGAAAGTGCTAAGCGTATTACGTTCATGGTCCAAGGCCCTCATGATTCATGA
- the LOC104436499 gene encoding K(+) efflux antiporter 4 isoform X2 produces MRLRSNAPPLSLLFACVLLLLRFPSPLAAAAAAEGADSAGESGAAAAFADENNATAAEFNASRPRSKEDSFADMIDRALEKEFHESDQNEVTDPGSFNNSVAGQQAVLETVARVKSKKNDTKDEKSFQLHTVFNLDNENRPEDTPMLIDRKDNVFIISNPKSKYPVLQLDLRLISDLVVVIVSATCGGIAFACAGQPVITGYLLAGSFIGPGGFNFVNELVQVETVAQFGVIFLLFALGLEFSATKLRVVRAVAVLGGLLQIFLFICLCGITASLCGGKPSEGVFVGAFLSMSSTAVVLKFLMERNSISALHGQVTIGTLILQDCAVGLLFALLPVLGGTSGILQGVISMTKSLVILITFLAILLILSRTCVPWFLKLMISLSSQTNELYQLASVAFCLLVAWCSDKLGLSLELGSFAAGVMISTTDLGQHTLEQVEPIRNFFAALFLASIGMLIHIQFLWNHVDILLAAVILVIIIKTVVVAAVVKGFGYNNKTALLVGMSLAQIGEFAFVLLSRASNLRIIEGKLYLLLLGTTALSLVTTPFLFKLIPAVVHLGVQMGWFTPDSPSEVPKTAKEVD; encoded by the exons ATGAGGCTTCGATCCAATGCGCCTCCGCTCTCGTTGCTGTTCGCAtgcgtcctcctcctcctccggttTCCCTCTCCgctcgcggcggcggcggcggcggagggggcCGATTCGGCCGGCGAgtccggcgccgccgccgccttcgccGACGAGAACAACGCGACCGCCGCCGAGTTCAACGCCTCGCGGCCGAGATCCAAGGAGGACAGCTTCGCGGACATGATCGATCGCGCGCTCGAGAAGGAGTTCCACGAGAGCGACCAGAACGAAG TTACAGATCCTGGAAGCTTCAATAACAGTGTTGCAGGGCAGCAG GCAGTTTTGGAAACTGTTGCTAGAGTAAAGTCTAAGAAGAATGACACCAAGGATGAGAA GTCATTCCAGCTACATACTGTTTTCAACCTGGATAATGAGAACCGACCGGAAGACACACCAATGCTGATTGATCGGAAG GACAATGTATTCATCATATCGAATCCAAAGTCAAAGTACCCTGTGTTACAGTTGGACTTAAG ATTGATATCAGATCTTGTAGTTGTCATTGTCTCTGCAACTTGTGGTGGCATCGCTTTTGCCTGTGCTGGACAGCCG GTGATTACTGGGTATTTGCTCGCAGGATCTTTCATTGGACCTGGCGGCTTTAACTTTGTTAACGAATTGGTGCAA GTTGAAACGGTTGCTCAGTTTGgtgtaatttttcttctttttgcccttGGACTTGAGTTCTCAGCGACTAAG CTACGAGTTGTTAGAGCAGTTGCTGTTCTGGGAGGTCTTCTtcagattttccttttcatatgCTTGTGCGGCATAACAGCCTCG TTATGCGGTGGTAAACCTTCAGAGGGGGTATTTGTTGGTGCATTCCTCTCCATGTCTTCGACTGCTGTG gttttaaaatttttgatggAAAGAAATAGTATAAGTGCTCTTCATGGTCAGGTTACAATTGGAACCCTTATTTTGCAG GATTGTGCTGTTGGTTTGCTGTTTGCTCTCCTTCCAGTCCTTGGTGGCACTTCTGGCATCCTTCAAGGAGTGATATCCATGACTAAATC gTTGGTGATTCTAATTACATTTTTGGCGATTTTGTTGATATTGTCGCGTACATGTGTACCATGGTTCCTTAAGCTTATGATCAGTTTGTCATCACAA ACTAATGAGCTTTATCAATTGGCATCGGTGGCTTTCTGCCTGCTTGTTGCTTGG TGTAGTGACAAGTTGGGCCTGAGCCTTGAACTGGGCTCCTTTGCTGCTGGAGTGATGATTTCAACGACTGATCTAGGTCAACACACACTTGAACAA GTTGAACCTATCCGAAACTTCTTTGCTGCTCTTTTTCTTGCCAGCATCGGAATGTTGATACATATTCAGTTTCTCTGGAATCATGTTGATATATTACTAGCAGCTGTTATATTGGTGATCATCATAAAAACAGTAGTTGTGGCCGCAGTTGTGAAAGGATTTGGATATAACAACAAGACTGCACTTCTT GTGGGAATGTCTCTGGCACAGATTGGGGAATTTGCTTTTGTCCTTCTTAGTCGTGCTTCTAATCTTCGAATAATTGAG GGTAAACTGTACCTCTTGCTGCTTGGTACCACAGCTCTCAGTTTG GTGACCACACCATTTCTGTTCAAGCTGATTCCTGCTGTTGTACATCTTGGAGTGCAGATGGGCTGGTTCACCCCTGACAGTCCCAGTGAG GTGCCTAAGACCGCAAAGGAGGTCGACTGA
- the LOC104436500 gene encoding transcription factor KUA1 isoform X1, which translates to MGRKCSRCGNIGHNSRTCTTFMGAASACGLKLFGVQLDLSSSSPPSSSASSGSAHPYSLVIKKSLSMDRLSSSSASSSSPSSSLSSPRVLADEHCNKTSLGYLSDGLAARSQEKRKASQPVRLNWCCRMIELLGVPWTEEEHRTFLMGLEKMGKGDWRGISRNYVTTRTPTQVASHAQKFFLRQASLNKKKRRSSLFDMMGRCSTFREQSERPRLIRTKSSLRYEVVPLLAMSTFKPGDEESDREPHDSISRPPSLCDLANPLELKPSPVNPIKNPSLSHAAPDLELTLAAPMPLDQNETSPSSLFIGSISVT; encoded by the exons ATGGGAAGAAAGTGCTCTCGCTGTGGGAACATAGGCCATAACTCAAGGACTTGCACAACTTTCATGGGGGCAGCAAGTGCTTGTGGGCTCAAGCTCTTCGGTGTTCAACTTGacctgtcttcttcttctcctccttcatcATCAGCATCTAGTGGTTCTGCTCATCCTTATTCACTTGTCATAAAGAAGAGCCTCAGCATGGATCGtctgtcttcttcctcggcctCCTCCTCGTCTCCATCTTCATCCCTCTCCTCACCAAGAGTTCTTGCTGATGAACACTGCAATAAGACCTCCCTCGGATATCTCTCTGATGGCCTCGCCGCCAGATCccaggagaaaaggaaag CATCTCAACCGGTGCGTCTCAACTGGTGTTGTCGGATGATTGAACTATTAGGAGTTCCATGGACGGAAGAAGAGCATCGGACATTCTTAATGGGGCTAGAGAAGATGGGGAAAGGCGATTGGAGAGGCATCTCCAGGAACTATGTGACCACGAGAACCCCAACCCAAGTCGCGAGTCATGCGCAAAAATTCTTTCTCCGGCAGGCCAGTCTTAATAAGAAGAAGCGGCGGTCCAGCCTCTTCGACATG ATGGGAAGATGTTCAACTTTTCGCGAGCAAAGCGAACGACCACGCTTGATCAGAACAAAGAGCTCTCTTCGATATGAAGTGGTGCCTCTTCTTGCAATGAGCACCTTCAAGCCTGGTGATGAAGAGAGTGATCGTGAgccacatgattcaatttcaagacCTCCTTCGCTCTGTGATTTGGCCAATCCCTTGGAGCTGAAACCATCACCAGTAAACCCCATAAAGAATCCATCACTGTCTCATGCAGCACCTGACCTAGAGCTCACACTGGCTGCTCCAATGCCATTGGACCAAAATGAAACCTCACCTTCCTCTCTTTTCATTGGATCCAttagtgtgacctaa
- the LOC104436500 gene encoding transcription factor KUA1 isoform X2, which translates to MGRKCSRCGNIGHNSRTCTTFMGAASACGLKLFGVQLDLSSSSPPSSSASSGSAHPYSLVIKKSLSMDRLSSSSASSSSPSSSLSSPRVLADEHCNKTSLGYLSDGLAARSQEKRKGVPWTEEEHRTFLMGLEKMGKGDWRGISRNYVTTRTPTQVASHAQKFFLRQASLNKKKRRSSLFDMMGRCSTFREQSERPRLIRTKSSLRYEVVPLLAMSTFKPGDEESDREPHDSISRPPSLCDLANPLELKPSPVNPIKNPSLSHAAPDLELTLAAPMPLDQNETSPSSLFIGSISVT; encoded by the exons ATGGGAAGAAAGTGCTCTCGCTGTGGGAACATAGGCCATAACTCAAGGACTTGCACAACTTTCATGGGGGCAGCAAGTGCTTGTGGGCTCAAGCTCTTCGGTGTTCAACTTGacctgtcttcttcttctcctccttcatcATCAGCATCTAGTGGTTCTGCTCATCCTTATTCACTTGTCATAAAGAAGAGCCTCAGCATGGATCGtctgtcttcttcctcggcctCCTCCTCGTCTCCATCTTCATCCCTCTCCTCACCAAGAGTTCTTGCTGATGAACACTGCAATAAGACCTCCCTCGGATATCTCTCTGATGGCCTCGCCGCCAGATCccaggagaaaaggaaag GAGTTCCATGGACGGAAGAAGAGCATCGGACATTCTTAATGGGGCTAGAGAAGATGGGGAAAGGCGATTGGAGAGGCATCTCCAGGAACTATGTGACCACGAGAACCCCAACCCAAGTCGCGAGTCATGCGCAAAAATTCTTTCTCCGGCAGGCCAGTCTTAATAAGAAGAAGCGGCGGTCCAGCCTCTTCGACATG ATGGGAAGATGTTCAACTTTTCGCGAGCAAAGCGAACGACCACGCTTGATCAGAACAAAGAGCTCTCTTCGATATGAAGTGGTGCCTCTTCTTGCAATGAGCACCTTCAAGCCTGGTGATGAAGAGAGTGATCGTGAgccacatgattcaatttcaagacCTCCTTCGCTCTGTGATTTGGCCAATCCCTTGGAGCTGAAACCATCACCAGTAAACCCCATAAAGAATCCATCACTGTCTCATGCAGCACCTGACCTAGAGCTCACACTGGCTGCTCCAATGCCATTGGACCAAAATGAAACCTCACCTTCCTCTCTTTTCATTGGATCCAttagtgtgacctaa
- the LOC104436501 gene encoding probable acyl-[acyl-carrier-protein]--UDP-N-acetylglucosamine O-acyltransferase, mitochondrial isoform X1 — protein MSLLLRVRSTVASLHRFSRALSSVSVSEHKLAEPVLETDLCSIHPAAVVHPNAVIGQGVSIGPFCTVGASAKLGNQCRLYPGSHVFGNTVLGEHCVLLTGAVVGDDLPGQTVIGCNNTIGYHAVVGVKCQDLKYKTGDGCFLHIGDNNEIREYASIHRSSKSSDRTVIGNNNLIMGSCHIAHDCKIGNNNIFANNTLLAGHVVVEDYVRTAGAIVIHQFCHVGSFAFIGGGSAISQDVPKYMMVTGERAELRGLNLEGLRRHGFTTPEMRSLRTAYQRIFMPSDASSGGFEERLAEVEQNEVLAQVSSVRSMVQSIRDCFAENRRGICKFRHWNG, from the exons ATGAGCCTGCTCCTCAGGGTGCGCAGCACTGTTGCGTCTCTTCATCGCTTCTCCAGAGCCCTCTCGA GCGTTTCGGTTTCAGAGCACAAACTGGCGGAACCTGTGCTCGAGACAGATCTGTGCTCAATTCACCCGGCTGCGGTCGTCCACCCAAACGCCGTTATCGGCCAG GGTGTTTCAATCGGTCCTTTTTGCACCGTGGGGGCTTCAGCTAAGCTCGGCAACCAATGTCGGTTATACCCGGGAAGCCATGTTTTCGGCAACACTGTCTTGGGTGAACATTGTGTGCTCTTGAC TGGTGCTGTGGTTGGTGATGATCTTCCGGGGCAAACAGTAATTGGATGCAATAACACAATTGGTTATCATGCTGTGGTTGGTGTGAAATGCCAAGACTTGAAGTACAAG ACAGGGGATGGATGTTTCCTTCACATTGGGGACAACAATGAGATCAGAGAATATGCCTCCATCCACCGATCTTCAAAATCAAGTGATAGAACT GTAATTGGCAATAACAATCTTATCATGGGGTCTTGTCACATTgcacatgattgcaaaattggGAACAATAACATCTTTGCAAATAACACTCTTTTGGCAGGCCATGTAGTAGTAGAG GATTATGTTCGTACGGCAGGCGCCATAGTAATTCATCAGTTCTGCCATGTCGGCTCCTTTGCTTTCATTGGTGGTGGTTCTGCG ATTTCACAAGATGTACCCAAATACATGATGGTGACAGGAGAAAGAGCTGAACTTCGGGGTTTAAATCTTGAAGGTCTTCGGCGACATGGATTCACAACCCCAGAG atgaggagcctaaggacaGCTTACCAGAGGATATTCATGCCATCAGATGCCAGTTCTGGGGGTTTCGAGGAACGTCTTGCTGAAGTG GAACAAAATGAAGTATTGGCACAAGTTTCTTCTGTACGGTCTATGGTGCAGTCCATTCGTGATTGTTTTGCTGAAAATCGCCGTGGAATATGCAAGTTCAGGCACTGGAATGGCTGA
- the LOC104436501 gene encoding probable acyl-[acyl-carrier-protein]--UDP-N-acetylglucosamine O-acyltransferase, mitochondrial isoform X2 gives MSLLLRVRSTVASLHRFSRALSSVSVSEHKLAEPVLETDLCSIHPAAVVHPNAVIGQGVSIGPFCTVGASAKLGNQCRLYPGSHVFGNTVLGEHCVLLTGAVVGDDLPGQTVIGCNNTIGYHAVVGVKCQDLKYKTGDGCFLHIGDNNEIREYASIHRSSKSSDRTVIGNNNLIMGSCHIAHDCKIGNNNIFANNTLLAGHVVVEDYVRTAGAIVIHQFCHVGSFAFIGGGSAISQDVPKYMMVTGERAELRGLNLEGLRRHGFTTPEMRSLRTAYQRIFMPSDASSGGFEERLAEEQNEVLAQVSSVRSMVQSIRDCFAENRRGICKFRHWNG, from the exons ATGAGCCTGCTCCTCAGGGTGCGCAGCACTGTTGCGTCTCTTCATCGCTTCTCCAGAGCCCTCTCGA GCGTTTCGGTTTCAGAGCACAAACTGGCGGAACCTGTGCTCGAGACAGATCTGTGCTCAATTCACCCGGCTGCGGTCGTCCACCCAAACGCCGTTATCGGCCAG GGTGTTTCAATCGGTCCTTTTTGCACCGTGGGGGCTTCAGCTAAGCTCGGCAACCAATGTCGGTTATACCCGGGAAGCCATGTTTTCGGCAACACTGTCTTGGGTGAACATTGTGTGCTCTTGAC TGGTGCTGTGGTTGGTGATGATCTTCCGGGGCAAACAGTAATTGGATGCAATAACACAATTGGTTATCATGCTGTGGTTGGTGTGAAATGCCAAGACTTGAAGTACAAG ACAGGGGATGGATGTTTCCTTCACATTGGGGACAACAATGAGATCAGAGAATATGCCTCCATCCACCGATCTTCAAAATCAAGTGATAGAACT GTAATTGGCAATAACAATCTTATCATGGGGTCTTGTCACATTgcacatgattgcaaaattggGAACAATAACATCTTTGCAAATAACACTCTTTTGGCAGGCCATGTAGTAGTAGAG GATTATGTTCGTACGGCAGGCGCCATAGTAATTCATCAGTTCTGCCATGTCGGCTCCTTTGCTTTCATTGGTGGTGGTTCTGCG ATTTCACAAGATGTACCCAAATACATGATGGTGACAGGAGAAAGAGCTGAACTTCGGGGTTTAAATCTTGAAGGTCTTCGGCGACATGGATTCACAACCCCAGAG atgaggagcctaaggacaGCTTACCAGAGGATATTCATGCCATCAGATGCCAGTTCTGGGGGTTTCGAGGAACGTCTTGCTGAA GAACAAAATGAAGTATTGGCACAAGTTTCTTCTGTACGGTCTATGGTGCAGTCCATTCGTGATTGTTTTGCTGAAAATCGCCGTGGAATATGCAAGTTCAGGCACTGGAATGGCTGA